A genomic region of Nicotiana tabacum cultivar K326 unplaced genomic scaffold, ASM71507v2 Un00029, whole genome shotgun sequence contains the following coding sequences:
- the LOC107772467 gene encoding anaphase-promoting complex subunit 1-like isoform X4, producing MSIGARELTVLGEFKPFGLIAEALDGSPSDNCAEDYRYFLFSPELTKQRDEADELDLPSPSSDRSDHELFIRGNRIIWSIGSRVYKRFTSPSTVIKACWCRMGYTSEAVLCILQSDSLTIYNTSGEVTSVPLSRNITSIWPLPYGLLLQQAPEGSSPAHIPFSSLSPFLSARDTFRSKRDVNPQNCTAVHGLDFTVRGDGSSMSSLQILKDPLEEPQPTYIEERGKLNFIKEFDERTIWTGDCVPLMASYNKAKLQHSLWVVEKINSNIEMGNSRFPDVPVGVLTKQFSFRRIWQGKGSQTAASKVFLATDDDTSPIICFLLQEQKKLLSLRLQTVEINTETIYDIKPDMSWSILAVAAAPVVVTRPGVKVGGLPFVDIVVLTSENTLLLYSGKQCLCRFKLSSLGKDQILHDPKIVGLADAVEERINVIVNSGRIYRCTWRRNPSSSLANDCITALAEGMSSTLYNHFLVLLWRNGDQAYLSRTDLTADSEWESFQSVISQICKESSHNSEKLSDSVSCSSWEFLINSRYHKQYSKSYPISGFSETSIDQQGSYSPGSFVDTSHNAESSLYAELLAETLDTLHTVYESLKLNNLRKRDLGLLVVLLCDIAAFLHEDCYLDHYIRDFPCLSKGREVSLTSSPKKIPPSLFRWLESCLKHGCSSASISHLPSLIFKDGSSVVNWGRKIVSFYSLLCGAELLGKRLSSGVSCAVASGSFNTPEELTILAMVGERVGLQQLDLLPAGVSLPLRDALDKCRESPPMDWPAAAYVLLGREDLAFSRLAYSRKSVELEPHINVNMTCMSTPYMLNLHPVTIPSSISDTIESDDNKLEDVDSVEGSVADGMEHIFNSGIQLRYGRDLRLNEVRRLLCSARPVVIQTPVNPTASDQDLQQAQLWQLAQRTTALPFGRGAFTLATTCTLLTEALTVPKLVLAGRLPAQQNATVNLDPNVRNVQEFKSWPEFHNAVAAGLRLAPPQGKMSRTWILYNKPEEPNVVHAGLLLALGLHGHLRVLTITDIYQYYSQEHESTTVGLMLGLAASYRGTMQPAISKSLYVHIPSHHPSSFPELELPTLLQAAALLSVGLLYEGSAHPQTMQILLGEIGRRSGGDNVLEREGYAVAAGFSLGLVALGRGEDALGFVDALVDRLFQYIGCKEPQNERFHLFAPSIDEHNRSAGQIMDSAAVNVDVTAPGATIALALMFLKTESELVYSRLSVPQTHFDLHYVRPDFIMLRVIARNLIMWSRVHASEGWIHSQIPEVIQNGVKDLGDSMSDTDEIHADAFVQAYVHIMVGACISLGLRYAGTRDDNLQELLYKYALYFLNEIKPVSVTTGRGLPKGLSRYIDRGSLETCLHLIVLSLCVVMAGSGHLQTFKLLKYLRGRNSADGHLSFGNQMAVSLATGFLFLGGGMQTFSTSKSSIAALLITLYPRLPTGPNDNRCHLQVIDYFLSPLCGVSLCKLQAFRHLYVLAAEARWVQTVDVDTGLPVYCPLEVTVRETEHYAETSFYEVTPCILPERAVLKAVHVCGPRYWPQVINHIPEEKSWSSGDKNDALSSGVLYVKRKVGACSYVDDPAGCQSLLSRAMHKVFGLTRLRASATSRDCRDGDMVDQLISTFSSNPSLISFAQLCCDPNWNSRSDIDFQEFCLQVLFECVSKDRAALLQVYLSLYTTIGSMVDQITSRSSNLQDTLFISSLKLSTETMGLSVGQSRSLMSRK from the exons ATGTCAATTGGTGCCCGTGAACTTACTGTTCTTGGTGAGTTCAAGCCCTTTGGCTTGATTGCCGAAGCTCTTGACGGCAGCCCCTCCGATAATTGTGCGGAGGATTATCGTTACTTCCTGTTCAGTCCAGAATTGACCAAACAAAGAGATGAAGCCGATGAGCTCGATTTGCCGTCGCCGTCTAGTGACCGTAGCGATCATGAGCTCTTCATTAGAGGGAATAG GATAATATGGAGCATAGGTTCGCGAGTCTATAAGAGGTTCACATCACCCTCCACAGTAATAAAG GCATGCTGGTGCCGTATGGGCTATACTTCAGAAGCTGTTCTGTGCATTCTACAGAGTGATAGTTTGACAATTTATAACACATCAG GTGAAGTAACATCCGTTCCTCTTTCTCGTAACATCACCTCCATATGGCCTCTTCCATATGGTTTACTGCTCCAACAGGCACCTGAAGGGAGCTCACCAGCGCATATCCCATTTTCGTCTTTGAGTCCATTTTTAAGTGCTCGTGATACATTCCGTTCAAAAAGGGACGTTAACCCTCAGAATTGTACTGCTGTTCATGGTCTAGATTTTACTGTCAGGGGAGATGGTTCTTCAATGTCCTCACTTCAGATACTAAAGGATCCATTGGAAGAACCTCAG CCTACCTATATTGAGGAGAGGGGGAAATTAAACTTTATTAAAGAATTTGATGAAAGGACCATCTGGACTGGAGACTGTGTCCCCCTGATGGCGTCATACAACAAAg CTAAGCTTCAACATTCTTTATGGGTTGTTgaaaaaatcaattctaacattGAAATGGGAAATTCTAGATTTCCTGATGTTCCTGTTGGGGTGCTAACAAAGCAATTTTCATTCCGGAGGATATGGCAAGGAAAGGGTTCCCAAACAGCTGCTAGTAAG GTGTTTCTAGCAACTGATGATGATACATCACCCATTATTTGCTTTCTACTCCAAGAGCAAAAAAAGTTGTTGTCTTTGCGGCTTCAGACTGTCGAAATAAATACGGAAACTATCTATGATATTAAGCCTGACATGAGTTGGAGCATACTAGCAGTTGCTGCAGCACCAGTTGTTGTTACTCGACCAGG AGTTAAAGTGGGTGGACTTCCGTTTGTGGATATTGTTGTGTTGACTTCAGAAAACACTCTTCTTCTGTAT TCCGGGAAGCAATGCCTTTGTAGATTCAAGTTGTCTTCCCTTGGCAAAGATCAGATTTTGCATGATCCTAAAATTGTTGGGTTAGCCGATGCTGTTGAGGAGCGTATCAATGTAATTGTGAACAGTGGACGG ATTTACCGATGTACTTGGCGACGCAATCCATCATCGTCCTTGGCAAATGATTGCATCACTGCATTGGCGGAGGGGATGAGCTCTACTTTGTATAATCactttcttgttcttctttggCGCAATGGTGATCAAGCATATCTGAGTAGGACGGATCTGACTGCTGATTCTGAGTGGGAGTCCTTTCAAAGTGTAATATCACAAATATGCAAAGAGTCTAGTCATAATTCTGAAAAGCTTTCAGATTCTGTTTCATGCTCTTCATGGGAGTTCCTTATTAACAGCAGATATCATAAGCAATACAGCAAAAGCTATCCTATATCTGGATTTTCAGAAACTTCAATTGATCAGCAGGGATCGTATTCACCTGGATCATTCGTGGATACGTCACATAATGCTGAAAGTTCGTTGTATGCAGAATTGCTGGCAGAGACCCTAGATACACTGCATACTGTATACGAAAGTTTGAAACTAAACAACCTCCGTAAACG AGATTTGGGTCTTCTGGTGGTTCTATTATGTGATATTGCTGCTTTCCTGCACGAAGATTGCTACTTGGATCATTATATACGCGACTTTCCTTGCCTCTCAAAAGGCCGTGAAGTATCTCTCACCTCATCCCCCAAGAAAATTCCTCCTAGTTTATTCAGGTGGCTTGAGTCCTGCTTGAAGCATGGGTGTAGTTCTGCTAGTATCAGTCATCTCCCATCTTTGATCTTCAAAGATGGAAGTTCTGTTGTCAACTGGGGACGGAAAATTGTATCGTTCTATAGCTTGTTATGTGGCGCTGAGCTTTTGGGTAAAAGGTTATCTTCTGGGGTTTCTTGTGCTGTTGCATCTGGATCATTTAATACTCCAGAGGAACTAACTATCTTGGcaatggttggagaaagagtaggTCTACAGCAGTTAGACTTGTTGCCTGCTGGAGTTTCCCTTCCTCTTCGAGAT GCATTGGATAAATGTCGTGAATCTCCTCCAATGGATTGGCCTGCTGCTGCTTATGTTCTTCTTGGCCGGGAGGATTTGGCTTTCTCACGCTTAGCATATTCAAGAAAATCTGTGGAGCTTGAGCCCCACATTAATGTAAATATGACATGTATGTCCACTCCTTACATGTTGAACCTGCATCCGGTGACAATTCCTTCCTCAATATCTGACACAATAGAGTCAGATGATAACAAGCTAGAGGATGTAGATTCTGTTGAGGGATCTGTGGCTGATGGTATGGAGCATATTTTCAACTCTGGCATCCAGTTGCGTTATGGTCGTGATCTGCGGTTGAATGAG GTTAGACGTCTTCTATGCTCTGCTAGGCCTGTCGTTATTCAAACACCTGTTAATCCAACTGCGTCAGATCAGGACCTCCAACAG gCTCAGTTATGGCAGCTTGCTCAAAGGACTACTGCCCTTCCCTTTGGCCGTGGTGCATTTACACTTGCTACAACCTGCACTCTCTTGACGGAG GCGCTCACGGTTCCCAAGCTTGTCTTGGCAGGTCGGTTGCCAGCACAGCAAAATGCAACG GTTAATTTGGATCCAAATGTTCGGAATGTTCAAGAATTCAAATCTTGGCCGGAGTTTCACAATGCAGTTGCTGCGGGACTAAGACTTGCTCCACCTCAG GGAAAAATGTCAAGAACATGGATATTGTATAACAAACCTGAAGAGCCCAATGTTGTTCATGCTGGATTATTACTTGCTTTGGGATTACATGGACATCTTCGCGTCTTAACTATAACTGATATATACCAATATTACTCTCAG GAACACGAAAGTACAACTGTTGGATTGATGCTTGGCCTTGCAGCATCATACAGGGGAACTATGCAGCCAGCAATCTCAAAG TCTCTCTATGTTCATATACCATCACATCATCCATCTTCCTTTCCGGAATTGGAGTTGCCAACCCTTTTGCAG GCAGCAGCTCTCCTTTCTGTTGGGCTTTTATATGAGGGATCGGCACATCCCCAAACAATGCAAATTCTTCTG GGTGAAATAGGTCGTAGAAGTGGAGGAGATAATGTACTTGAAAGGGAGGGTTATGCAGTTGCTGCAGGGTTTTCACTGGGATTGGTCGCGTTGG GTCGTGGAGAAGATGCTCTTGGTTTCGTGGATGCTTTGGTTGATCGGTTGTTTCAGTACATTGGCTGCAAGGAGCCTCAAAAT GAGAGGTTCCATCTTTTCGCACCATCTATTGATGAACATAATCGGAGTGCTGGACAG ATAATGGACAGCGCTGCAGTCAATGTTGATGTTACTGCACCTGGAGCCACCATTGCCCTTGCTCTTATGTTTTTGAAG ACGGAGTCAGAGTTGGTCTATTCTAGGTTGTCTGTCCCGCAGACACATTTTGATTTAcactatgttcgacctgatttcATAATGCTTCGTGTCATTGCCCGGAATTTGATAATGTGGAGCAG AGTTCATGCATCTGAAGGATGGATTCATTCTCAAATTCCAGAAGTTATTCAAAATGGTGTTAAAGACCTTGGTGATAGCATGAGTGACACAGATGAAATACATGCTGATGCATTTGTTCAGGCGTATGTTCACATAATGGTTGGAGCCTGCATTTCTCTTG GGTTAAGATATGCTGGTACTAGAGATGACAACTTACAAGAGCTGCTCTACAAATATGCTCTATACTTCCTTAACGAG ATTAAACCTGTATCTGTCACAACTGGACGTGGATTGCCAAAAGGACTGTCTAGATATATTGATCGTGGTTCATTGGAGACATGTCTTCACCTAATTGTTCTCTCTCTTTGTGTG GTTATGGCGGGGTCTGGACACCTACAAACAttcaaattgttgaaatattTGCGTGGTCGAAATTCTGCTGATGGGCACTTGAGCTTCGGTAATCAGATGGCT GTAAGCTTAGCTACTGGTTTCTTGTTTCTTGGGGGTGGAATGCAGACTTTTTCGACTAGCAAAAGTTCTATTGCTGCTTTGCTAATAACACTATATCCGCGATTGCCGACTGGACCTAATGACAATCGGTGCCACCTTCAG GTTATTGACTATTTCCTTTCCCCCCTGTGTGGAGTATCTCTTTGCAAGT TACAGGCTTTTCGGCATTTGTATGTTCTTGCGGCAGAAGCTCGTTGGGTTCAGACAGTTGATGTGGACACTGGTTTACCTGTCTATTGTCCTTTAGAAGTTACTGTTCGAGAGACAGAACACTATGCAGAAACAAGTTTTTATGAGGTCACCCCATGTATTCTTCCAGAACGTGCTGTT TTAAAGGCTGTTCATGTCTGCGGTCCTCGATACTGGCCTCAAGTCATCAACCACATCCCTGAGG AAAAATCATGGAGCTCAGGGGACAAGAATGACGCGCTTAGTTCTGGTGTCCTCTATGTCAAGAGAAAAGTCGGAGCATGTTCCTATGTGGATGATCCTGCGGGGTGTCAGTCACTGCTGTCACGAGCAATGCACAAG GTGTTTGGTTTGACACGTTTAAGAGCTTCTGCCACCAGTAGAGATTGTCGAGATGGCGACATGGTAGATCAGTTGATCAGTACTTTCTCGTCTAACCCAAGCTTAATTTCGTTTGCCCAACTCTGCTGTGACCCTAACTGGAATAGCAG ATCTGACATTGACTTCCAGGAATTTTGCTTACAAGTTTTATTTGAGTGTGTAAGCAAGGACAGGGCAGCACTATTACAG GTTTATCTGTCATTATACACAACTATTGGTTCCATGGTCGATCAGATTACTAGTAGATCCAGCAATTTACAAGACACACTGTTCATCTCAAGTTTGAAG CTAAGTACTGAAactatggggctgagtgttggccagtcaagatcgctcatgtccagaaaatga
- the LOC107772467 gene encoding anaphase-promoting complex subunit 1-like isoform X3 yields MGYTSEAVLCILQSDSLTIYNTSGEVTSVPLSRNITSIWPLPYGLLLQQAPEGSSPAHIPFSSLSPFLSARDTFRSKRDVNPQNCTAVHGLDFTVRGDGSSMSSLQILKDPLEEPQPTYIEERGKLNFIKEFDERTIWTGDCVPLMASYNKAKLQHSLWVVEKINSNIEMGNSRFPDVPVGVLTKQFSFRRIWQGKGSQTAASKVFLATDDDTSPIICFLLQEQKKLLSLRLQTVEINTETIYDIKPDMSWSILAVAAAPVVVTRPGVKVGGLPFVDIVVLTSENTLLLYSGKQCLCRFKLSSLGKDQILHDPKIVGLADAVEERINVIVNSGRIYRCTWRRNPSSSLANDCITALAEGMSSTLYNHFLVLLWRNGDQAYLSRTDLTADSEWESFQSVISQICKESSHNSEKLSDSVSCSSWEFLINSRYHKQYSKSYPISGFSETSIDQQGSYSPGSFVDTSHNAESSLYAELLAETLDTLHTVYESLKLNNLRKRDLGLLVVLLCDIAAFLHEDCYLDHYIRDFPCLSKGREVSLTSSPKKIPPSLFRWLESCLKHGCSSASISHLPSLIFKDGSSVVNWGRKIVSFYSLLCGAELLGKRLSSGVSCAVASGSFNTPEELTILAMVGERVGLQQLDLLPAGVSLPLRDALDKCRESPPMDWPAAAYVLLGREDLAFSRLAYSRKSVELEPHINVNMTCMSTPYMLNLHPVTIPSSISDTIESDDNKLEDVDSVEGSVADGMEHIFNSGIQLRYGRDLRLNEVRRLLCSARPVVIQTPVNPTASDQDLQQAQLWQLAQRTTALPFGRGAFTLATTCTLLTEALTVPKLVLAGRLPAQQNATVNLDPNVRNVQEFKSWPEFHNAVAAGLRLAPPQGKMSRTWILYNKPEEPNVVHAGLLLALGLHGHLRVLTITDIYQYYSQEHESTTVGLMLGLAASYRGTMQPAISKSLYVHIPSHHPSSFPELELPTLLQAAALLSVGLLYEGSAHPQTMQILLGEIGRRSGGDNVLEREGYAVAAGFSLGLVALGRGEDALGFVDALVDRLFQYIGCKEPQNERFHLFAPSIDEHNRSAGQIMDSAAVNVDVTAPGATIALALMFLKTESELVYSRLSVPQTHFDLHYVRPDFIMLRVIARNLIMWSRVHASEGWIHSQIPEVIQNGVKDLGDSMSDTDEIHADAFVQAYVHIMVGACISLGLRYAGTRDDNLQELLYKYALYFLNEIKPVSVTTGRGLPKGLSRYIDRGSLETCLHLIVLSLCVVMAGSGHLQTFKLLKYLRGRNSADGHLSFGNQMAVSLATGFLFLGGGMQTFSTSKSSIAALLITLYPRLPTGPNDNRCHLQVIDYFLSPLCGVSLCKLQAFRHLYVLAAEARWVQTVDVDTGLPVYCPLEVTVRETEHYAETSFYEVTPCILPERAVLKAVHVCGPRYWPQVINHIPEEKSWSSGDKNDALSSGVLYVKRKVGACSYVDDPAGCQSLLSRAMHKVFGLTRLRASATSRDCRDGDMVDQLISTFSSNPSLISFAQLCCDPNWNSRSDIDFQEFCLQVLFECVSKDRAALLQVYLSLYTTIGSMVDQITSRSSNLQDTLFISSLKIALAYSNGLLSKRSTSSKEGIVQSTFLGSVQKRVDEILNSSLEFPKDFSTYMKSGKWPTEDSERRVSSTLLSWYVRWYNVASPFEVKRALDKIKAINTSSSVPLLHLVFPTTDVTALSEIAGFCSR; encoded by the exons ATGGGCTATACTTCAGAAGCTGTTCTGTGCATTCTACAGAGTGATAGTTTGACAATTTATAACACATCAG GTGAAGTAACATCCGTTCCTCTTTCTCGTAACATCACCTCCATATGGCCTCTTCCATATGGTTTACTGCTCCAACAGGCACCTGAAGGGAGCTCACCAGCGCATATCCCATTTTCGTCTTTGAGTCCATTTTTAAGTGCTCGTGATACATTCCGTTCAAAAAGGGACGTTAACCCTCAGAATTGTACTGCTGTTCATGGTCTAGATTTTACTGTCAGGGGAGATGGTTCTTCAATGTCCTCACTTCAGATACTAAAGGATCCATTGGAAGAACCTCAG CCTACCTATATTGAGGAGAGGGGGAAATTAAACTTTATTAAAGAATTTGATGAAAGGACCATCTGGACTGGAGACTGTGTCCCCCTGATGGCGTCATACAACAAAg CTAAGCTTCAACATTCTTTATGGGTTGTTgaaaaaatcaattctaacattGAAATGGGAAATTCTAGATTTCCTGATGTTCCTGTTGGGGTGCTAACAAAGCAATTTTCATTCCGGAGGATATGGCAAGGAAAGGGTTCCCAAACAGCTGCTAGTAAG GTGTTTCTAGCAACTGATGATGATACATCACCCATTATTTGCTTTCTACTCCAAGAGCAAAAAAAGTTGTTGTCTTTGCGGCTTCAGACTGTCGAAATAAATACGGAAACTATCTATGATATTAAGCCTGACATGAGTTGGAGCATACTAGCAGTTGCTGCAGCACCAGTTGTTGTTACTCGACCAGG AGTTAAAGTGGGTGGACTTCCGTTTGTGGATATTGTTGTGTTGACTTCAGAAAACACTCTTCTTCTGTAT TCCGGGAAGCAATGCCTTTGTAGATTCAAGTTGTCTTCCCTTGGCAAAGATCAGATTTTGCATGATCCTAAAATTGTTGGGTTAGCCGATGCTGTTGAGGAGCGTATCAATGTAATTGTGAACAGTGGACGG ATTTACCGATGTACTTGGCGACGCAATCCATCATCGTCCTTGGCAAATGATTGCATCACTGCATTGGCGGAGGGGATGAGCTCTACTTTGTATAATCactttcttgttcttctttggCGCAATGGTGATCAAGCATATCTGAGTAGGACGGATCTGACTGCTGATTCTGAGTGGGAGTCCTTTCAAAGTGTAATATCACAAATATGCAAAGAGTCTAGTCATAATTCTGAAAAGCTTTCAGATTCTGTTTCATGCTCTTCATGGGAGTTCCTTATTAACAGCAGATATCATAAGCAATACAGCAAAAGCTATCCTATATCTGGATTTTCAGAAACTTCAATTGATCAGCAGGGATCGTATTCACCTGGATCATTCGTGGATACGTCACATAATGCTGAAAGTTCGTTGTATGCAGAATTGCTGGCAGAGACCCTAGATACACTGCATACTGTATACGAAAGTTTGAAACTAAACAACCTCCGTAAACG AGATTTGGGTCTTCTGGTGGTTCTATTATGTGATATTGCTGCTTTCCTGCACGAAGATTGCTACTTGGATCATTATATACGCGACTTTCCTTGCCTCTCAAAAGGCCGTGAAGTATCTCTCACCTCATCCCCCAAGAAAATTCCTCCTAGTTTATTCAGGTGGCTTGAGTCCTGCTTGAAGCATGGGTGTAGTTCTGCTAGTATCAGTCATCTCCCATCTTTGATCTTCAAAGATGGAAGTTCTGTTGTCAACTGGGGACGGAAAATTGTATCGTTCTATAGCTTGTTATGTGGCGCTGAGCTTTTGGGTAAAAGGTTATCTTCTGGGGTTTCTTGTGCTGTTGCATCTGGATCATTTAATACTCCAGAGGAACTAACTATCTTGGcaatggttggagaaagagtaggTCTACAGCAGTTAGACTTGTTGCCTGCTGGAGTTTCCCTTCCTCTTCGAGAT GCATTGGATAAATGTCGTGAATCTCCTCCAATGGATTGGCCTGCTGCTGCTTATGTTCTTCTTGGCCGGGAGGATTTGGCTTTCTCACGCTTAGCATATTCAAGAAAATCTGTGGAGCTTGAGCCCCACATTAATGTAAATATGACATGTATGTCCACTCCTTACATGTTGAACCTGCATCCGGTGACAATTCCTTCCTCAATATCTGACACAATAGAGTCAGATGATAACAAGCTAGAGGATGTAGATTCTGTTGAGGGATCTGTGGCTGATGGTATGGAGCATATTTTCAACTCTGGCATCCAGTTGCGTTATGGTCGTGATCTGCGGTTGAATGAG GTTAGACGTCTTCTATGCTCTGCTAGGCCTGTCGTTATTCAAACACCTGTTAATCCAACTGCGTCAGATCAGGACCTCCAACAG gCTCAGTTATGGCAGCTTGCTCAAAGGACTACTGCCCTTCCCTTTGGCCGTGGTGCATTTACACTTGCTACAACCTGCACTCTCTTGACGGAG GCGCTCACGGTTCCCAAGCTTGTCTTGGCAGGTCGGTTGCCAGCACAGCAAAATGCAACG GTTAATTTGGATCCAAATGTTCGGAATGTTCAAGAATTCAAATCTTGGCCGGAGTTTCACAATGCAGTTGCTGCGGGACTAAGACTTGCTCCACCTCAG GGAAAAATGTCAAGAACATGGATATTGTATAACAAACCTGAAGAGCCCAATGTTGTTCATGCTGGATTATTACTTGCTTTGGGATTACATGGACATCTTCGCGTCTTAACTATAACTGATATATACCAATATTACTCTCAG GAACACGAAAGTACAACTGTTGGATTGATGCTTGGCCTTGCAGCATCATACAGGGGAACTATGCAGCCAGCAATCTCAAAG TCTCTCTATGTTCATATACCATCACATCATCCATCTTCCTTTCCGGAATTGGAGTTGCCAACCCTTTTGCAG GCAGCAGCTCTCCTTTCTGTTGGGCTTTTATATGAGGGATCGGCACATCCCCAAACAATGCAAATTCTTCTG GGTGAAATAGGTCGTAGAAGTGGAGGAGATAATGTACTTGAAAGGGAGGGTTATGCAGTTGCTGCAGGGTTTTCACTGGGATTGGTCGCGTTGG GTCGTGGAGAAGATGCTCTTGGTTTCGTGGATGCTTTGGTTGATCGGTTGTTTCAGTACATTGGCTGCAAGGAGCCTCAAAAT GAGAGGTTCCATCTTTTCGCACCATCTATTGATGAACATAATCGGAGTGCTGGACAG ATAATGGACAGCGCTGCAGTCAATGTTGATGTTACTGCACCTGGAGCCACCATTGCCCTTGCTCTTATGTTTTTGAAG ACGGAGTCAGAGTTGGTCTATTCTAGGTTGTCTGTCCCGCAGACACATTTTGATTTAcactatgttcgacctgatttcATAATGCTTCGTGTCATTGCCCGGAATTTGATAATGTGGAGCAG AGTTCATGCATCTGAAGGATGGATTCATTCTCAAATTCCAGAAGTTATTCAAAATGGTGTTAAAGACCTTGGTGATAGCATGAGTGACACAGATGAAATACATGCTGATGCATTTGTTCAGGCGTATGTTCACATAATGGTTGGAGCCTGCATTTCTCTTG GGTTAAGATATGCTGGTACTAGAGATGACAACTTACAAGAGCTGCTCTACAAATATGCTCTATACTTCCTTAACGAG ATTAAACCTGTATCTGTCACAACTGGACGTGGATTGCCAAAAGGACTGTCTAGATATATTGATCGTGGTTCATTGGAGACATGTCTTCACCTAATTGTTCTCTCTCTTTGTGTG GTTATGGCGGGGTCTGGACACCTACAAACAttcaaattgttgaaatattTGCGTGGTCGAAATTCTGCTGATGGGCACTTGAGCTTCGGTAATCAGATGGCT GTAAGCTTAGCTACTGGTTTCTTGTTTCTTGGGGGTGGAATGCAGACTTTTTCGACTAGCAAAAGTTCTATTGCTGCTTTGCTAATAACACTATATCCGCGATTGCCGACTGGACCTAATGACAATCGGTGCCACCTTCAG GTTATTGACTATTTCCTTTCCCCCCTGTGTGGAGTATCTCTTTGCAAGT TACAGGCTTTTCGGCATTTGTATGTTCTTGCGGCAGAAGCTCGTTGGGTTCAGACAGTTGATGTGGACACTGGTTTACCTGTCTATTGTCCTTTAGAAGTTACTGTTCGAGAGACAGAACACTATGCAGAAACAAGTTTTTATGAGGTCACCCCATGTATTCTTCCAGAACGTGCTGTT TTAAAGGCTGTTCATGTCTGCGGTCCTCGATACTGGCCTCAAGTCATCAACCACATCCCTGAGG AAAAATCATGGAGCTCAGGGGACAAGAATGACGCGCTTAGTTCTGGTGTCCTCTATGTCAAGAGAAAAGTCGGAGCATGTTCCTATGTGGATGATCCTGCGGGGTGTCAGTCACTGCTGTCACGAGCAATGCACAAG GTGTTTGGTTTGACACGTTTAAGAGCTTCTGCCACCAGTAGAGATTGTCGAGATGGCGACATGGTAGATCAGTTGATCAGTACTTTCTCGTCTAACCCAAGCTTAATTTCGTTTGCCCAACTCTGCTGTGACCCTAACTGGAATAGCAG ATCTGACATTGACTTCCAGGAATTTTGCTTACAAGTTTTATTTGAGTGTGTAAGCAAGGACAGGGCAGCACTATTACAG GTTTATCTGTCATTATACACAACTATTGGTTCCATGGTCGATCAGATTACTAGTAGATCCAGCAATTTACAAGACACACTGTTCATCTCAAGTTTGAAG ATAGCACTGGCTTACAGTAATGGTTTGCTAAGTAAAAGATCAACAAGTTCAAAGGAAGGGATAGTGCAATCAACTTTTCTTGGTTCAGTGCAGAAGCGTGTAGATGAGATTCTTAATTCATCTCTTGAATTCCCAAAGGACTTCTCTACGTACATGAAATCTGGAAAATGGCCAACTGAAGATTCTGAGAGAAGGGTTTCATCAACTCTTCTTTCTTGGTATGTACGATGGTACAATGTGGCATCACCATTCGAAGTTAAAAGAGCTTTGGATAAAATCAAGGCAATTAACACATCCTCTTCGGTCCCTCTTTTACATTTGGTGTTCCCGACGACTGATGTTACTGCCCTCAGTGAGATAGCAGGGTTTTGCTCCCGTTGA